In Apium graveolens cultivar Ventura chromosome 10, ASM990537v1, whole genome shotgun sequence, the following are encoded in one genomic region:
- the LOC141693635 gene encoding uncharacterized protein At3g28850: MGCSASRSNTLLTSHNADQQEKPTNLSPSSSSNSSSFSNSDSFFYQNTPISRTISLPTPLIHHPPLKKGDTNHLVSLTSTTYGSLILVDPVSDPNDPDCDPSSTPDSVINTWELMEGLDEWDFDGAQNPKENSCNNGETGLFCAGSGYLSSFEVVEHKDSKPLWKHLSEESMLAKMDPNVVSSYRRALVSRQLGYSKDSSFTEDLSFVKDSRFRGIQEVDVKPAKLVVSNSLFYLSGFEDKIVLYFTSLRGIRKTYEDCCQVRMILKGFKVFVDERDISMDSEYRKELENLFEGKKGFSLPKVFIGGKCIGGAEEIKQLHEDGELGKLLEGFPVKDPGLVCNGCGDARFVLCPNCNGSRKVFEEEDGGLRRCPGCNENGLIRCPGCCS, encoded by the coding sequence ATGGGTTGCTCTGCATCTCGTTCCAACACTCTTCTCACTTCACACAATGCAGACCAACAAGAAAAACCCACTAATCTTTCCCCTTCTTCTTCATCTAATTCATCTTCTTTCTCTAATTCTGATTCCTTTTTTTACCAAAATACCCCTATTTCAAGAACTATTTCTTTACCTACCCCATTGATTCATCACCCTCCTCTTAAAAAAGGGGACACTAATCATTTGGTTTCACTCACTTCTACTACTTATGGTTCCTTAATTCTTGTTGACCCGGTATCCGACCCGAATGACCCGGATTGTGACCCGTCTTCTACTCCTGACTCTGTGATTAACACTTGGGAGCTAATGGAAGGGCTTGATGAGTGGGATTTTGATGGGGCTCAAAACCCAAAAGAGAATTCTTGTAATAATGGTGAGACGGGTTTGTTTTGTGCCGGGTCGGGTTATTTGAGTTCTTTTGAGGTGGTGGAGCATAAGGATTCTAAGCCATTGTGGAAGCATTTGTCTGAGGAATCAATGTTGGCTAAAATGGACCCAAATGTGGTTTCGAGTTATCGAAGAGCTTTGGTTTCGAGGCAATTGGGTTATTCTAAAGATTCAAGCTTTACTGAAGATTTAAGTTTtgttaaagattcaagatttagaggaattcaagaagtagaTGTCAAACCAGCTAAATTGGTTGTAAGTAATTCACTGTTTTATTTATCTGGTTTTGAAGATAAAATTGTGTTGTATTTTACTAGTTTAAGAGGAATTAGAAAGACTTATGAAGATTGTTGTCAAGTTAGGATGATTTTGAAGGGGTTTAAGGTGTTTGTAGACGAAAGGGATATATCGATGGATTCGGAGTATAGGAAAGAATTGGAAAATTTGTTTGAAGGGAAGAAGGGGTTTAGTTTGCCGAAAGTGTTTATTGGGGGAAAGTGCATTGGTGGTGCTGAGGAGATTAAGCAACTTCATGAAGATGGTGAATTGGGAAAACTTTTGGAAGGGTTTCCGGTTAAGGATCCGGGGTTGGTTTGTAATGGTTGCGGGGATGCAAGGTTTGTATTGTGTCCGAATTGTAATGGCAGTCGGAAGGTGTTTGAAGAGGAAGATGGGGGATTGAGAAGGTGTCCCGGTTGCAATGAGAACGGATTGATCCGATGCCCGGGGTGCTGTTCTTAA